In Gadus morhua chromosome 9, gadMor3.0, whole genome shotgun sequence, the sequence ttattattttttaatttattgtttCATTATATTTCTGGCTTTGTGTATTGCACTTATTATGTATATTCAATCATTTACCAGCGCAGCTATTCGTATGAAATCAGCAAAAAGTGTTTCAAACTGGGGTCAGCCACCATCTCCATCTGCTCCCACATAAAAAAGTCCCCCTTGCCAGCTGTATCTCactgtgtgtccctctgtcccccctgcCAACAGTGAAGTACATCCGCGAGGTGTCGCCGCTGTTCAAGAAGCCGTCCCTGGTGGCCGACCTGCCTTGGGACGGCGTCCGCCCGCAGTCGCCCAACTGTAGCGGCAGCGAGGACTCCGGCTCGCCCAAGCACAGCAGCTCCTCCGGCCCCCGGGACAGGAAGGTGATCGGCCTCAAGATGTGCTTCATCAGCAGGAACCTCACCATGCCCGACCTGGAGAACAGGTCTGAGATCctaccgtgtgtgcgtgtgtgcgcgtgcgtgcgtgcgtgcgtgcgtgcgtgtgtgtgtgggctgcaaATGCCTGCATATGTGGGCGTGTAGGTGTGGCAGGATGCAGGCATTTGCATCGACAGTGATCTCGGACACAGCAATTGTACTTTGTTGTAGCAGAGCTACAGTGTACTTCTGTACTTCTACAGAGGCCAGACTACGCAGTGTTGATTTGGAACCTTTACAGACCCTTCTCTATCGTTAATGCCGCTGGCCAAGGTTGTGTTCTCCATGTACACTTTTACAGATCtccgcctccagcaacatgattggtcaggAGAAATATGAAGCGAAAGAACGTGAAACTCGCGATTAAACCATATTTTAAGTCGTCTGCCATCATACTTTAGATTACCTTAGATCGCTTTCAATGTTTTCGATTTGGTATTTAGTATATTTCATGGATACGTTTGTTTCATTCATTACATTTATGTTACATTTATTGAAAATGAATTACTTAAACCTGCAGTATAAACTTTTCTACTGCAGTTATTTACTTCCTAAAATAATGCCTGAACTACAAAGTCTCCCAACACTAAAAGGTGTCCATCCACCAGTTCACCCATCCAGGGAATCTTTACCTGTAGCTGCAACTCAAGGCAAGCCCATGATGGCAGAACGGACGCAGTGCAGGTTTAGCGTCATGTGTCCAGGATCTCACGGCTCTCCTCTGCGCTGCAGGCTGTTGGAGCTGCACTCCCCCGACGGGCAGCACACGCTGGTGCTGCGCTGCAAGGACGCGCCCACCGCCAACTCCTGGTTCACCGCCATCCACACCAACATCGCCGCGCTGCTCCCGCACGTGTTGGCCCACATCAACGCCTACCTGGGGGCCACGgtcgcctcctcctctcacccccacctcaaGCACATCGGCTGGATGGCCGAACAGgtaacccctcctcctcctcctcctcctcctcctcctcctcctcctcctcctcctcttcctcttcctcttcctcttcctcctcctcccgttccTTTTACTAGGTTTCCTTCTTGGtaccaaaataaacacagaaaaacaaagggTAGGGTATATTGCAGCTCCTGCAGAGAAATATTGATAACAAAAAACATCTAAATAGTCAGTAATTAAAATATTCACTAATGATTCCAGGCCGTTCATAACTATGTATCATTTAAATGTCTATCTTCCTTCGATATTTATCGTTTCAAATCCTGGAGACAGCTGGCATTCCCATAACGTAATGGAATTCATCGGGTGTAGCAGCATTGGCAGGACTGTGATAGCGCATGACTTTGTATTTCTTCGGGAATAAAACATATTCCAAACCTGTCTAAGGCAAGCCCAAAATACATAAACGTTGCAAGTACTTAGCACTTACAGCATTTGCCAGGGTCAACTTATGAACCATTTGGAAAATAAGGAATGGGGAATGCAAGTCATGGCAACAGTGCTGCTGTATTGGTTGAGTGCGATGTGGGACGTGTGGagttgtgtgggtttgtattTACCTAGGTGAGGTGCTGCTCTTGGTTTTAAACAGGAAGCACTCCAAAAAAGACCTGGAGGAGTTTACATTCCATTAAATACTTCCTCTTAGCCCACCTACTTAAGCTGTCAGCCTTACCAACACAGCCCTAGGAtttagttacacacacacacacacacacacacacacacacacacacacacacacacacacacacacacacacacacacacacacacacacacacacacacacacacacacacacacacacacacggtacacacacacacacacacggtacacacacacacacggtactgCCCTCAAGTCTTCACCACATTCAcctttggacacacacaaacaaaagcatgCAGGCACGCGCATGGACACGCATTAAAGAGTTCTGACTCTGCATAAAGAGGCCATGGTGGATGACTCGCGGTAAACAAACAGATGGTTCCTGATAGCCacctctcgtgtgtgtgtgtgtgcccggctCCTAAAGGTCCAGCTGGAGGGTGGGCGGCAGCAGTTCAGGCCAATCGTCATGGCGCTGACGGAGAAGGACATCTTGCTGTTTGAGTCTGTGCCTTGGAGTGGAGAGTCCTGGTCCACTCCGCTCCTCACCCACCCACTGCTGGCCACGAGGTGAAGACCCTCGCCGCCCGCTGCCTTATGAACGGACGAGACGGAGACCAGCTGATTCTGGATAAAGAAACCACCAGACTTATTGTTGTAATGTGATAATAGATTGATCATGAAGACATTAATAATGGAATATCTATTTAGGATAGCAGCAGAGAAATGCTCAAAATCACTGGAGTGTTTCTCTCTAACCCTGCCCCCTCGTGGTATATTTCCCTGGCCTCACTTGCCCTTCACAGTGGaatctgacctctctctctctctctctctctctctctctctctctctctctctctctctctctctctctctctctctctctctctctctctctctctctctctctctctctctctctctctctctctctctctctctctctctctctccccctccccccccccctctctctctctctccccctccccccccctctcttcaggCTGGTCCATTCAGGCAGTGCCCGGAGCTCCCCAGCCCAGGGGGCTGACCTGGTGTTTGCCACGCGGACGGGCACCGGCCGGGGCATCGAGTCCCACCTCTTCCGGGTGGAGACCCACTGGGACCTGTCGTCATGGACACGGGCCCTGGTGCAGGGGGGCCACGCCGCCGCTGAGCTCATCAAGGAAGTGTCCATTGGTGAGCACaacctgtgtgtgcatttgcatgtttgtgtcctGGTGCTATTCAATaggctacgtgtgtgtgtataaatagaAGCCGTTATGTTCCAGTCCACACCCACCTTTCACGAAGTGAACAGCATCCTCTGGCTCTTATGCCTTCTGATGAAGCCTCTAGTCCATCGTAttgcctgaggggggggggggggggggtgcatgtgcTGACACTAATGTGGTCTGTTAATGCATCCGGGTCAAAATCCATTATCAATAGAAACAAAGAGGACTGCCTAACATAGGATGTTTTAAATGAAACCACATAACATGAGACACTCAAAACTCTGATGTTTCAGCTTTCCCAAAAATGACAAATATGACTGCATTGTACTAGCTGAATAACCAGTGCTACGTTTGGTTGGCTGTTTAATGTTTTATTAGTGGAAAATATCCCTTTCCTGTCACTAAGGCCTCCTggctgcagctgtgtgtgtgtgtgtgtgtgtgtgtgtgtgtgtgtgtgtgtgtgtgtgtgtgtgtgtgtgtgtgtgtgtgtgtgtgtgtgtgtgtgtgtgtgtgtgtgtgtgtgtgtgtgtgtgtgtgtgtgtgtgttattttagtGGCTAAGTACTTAAAATGTGTTGTTGAATAAGTTGTATATTGGTGGAACCATATGTGTACCCAGTACCACTCACAGGGTTATCTccactgtttgtgtttgcacTGAGCTAGATACATACTGCTTAGATTATTAATAGGAGATCTCTAATTTAGATCATATTTGCAATAAACATAAGCTGTTCAATGGGAGTTGAACTTCATTGCTGTGCTAGCTTTCTACACCAATAAGGGCTTCATAACAGATGGAAACTAAACTCTTGTTCCGTCATGTTTGCAAATCATATTGAATCATAGATAAGAAAGGCTCTAATAGTCTGTTTTTAACTCAAGGGAAACTACATTATGCTCGCACAAGAAGTTTTGTATGTTATATTTGGAAAGAATCCATAGCTTCATATTTTGGTCTATTAGGTATATTGATTTTGTTTGAACTGGTTAATATCAGTCATGTGTGCTGCTGCAAACCCTCCCCATGGGTTGTTTGGTCATGACTCAGAAAAGTGCTGAAATATAATTGGCAACAATAAGAAGCGGGGGGCAGATAATGGGGCCAGATAATGTTTCTACACAATGGTTGTGTTGCAGAGAAAACAATGGTCCAAAAGATTTggttctctttctttttttttaaccacttCCCTCTCATTACCTCTAAACacagtgggaggagaggaggattcAGACTTACTGTAAATGCAGTCAGCCTGTTCTGCAAtcacagttgttgtttttttgaccggtctctctctgtctttctctttctctttctttcaagCCAAACGATAAGCACACCAgccttcttttttctttttaccagCTGCCGCCGTACACTATTTTAAAGCTCTTCTGTCTCGTTCCCCACTCAGGTTGCACCCTGAGCAGCCAAGACGTGCGCCTGACCCTGCACTACGAGAAGGGGTTCACGGTGATGCGGGAGCCGTCGGACCCCGGCGGGGGGGCCGTGCTGTACAGGTACCCCTTTGAGAAGCTCAGGATGTCGGCTGACGACGGGGTCCGCAACCTTTACCTGGACTTTGGGGGTCCGGAGGGAGAAATGGTACGTCTAACTCAGAACCAGGCTCATCTTTTCACTGCTATAGGGGGATGCTCTGCTTCCCCAACTGCTTGCATTTTTTATTGAACTTGGTAAACAAAACATAAGAGCACGAGGTGAAGTCCATGGAGGATGACTACAAGCAAGGAGAACAtgtctttaaaaaaacaaaagaatcgGCTGCAACATTATATAACATCTACAACTTGAAGTTGTTGATAAAGTCCCATAGTGTTGCAGCCTGTATGTTGTTGACATTACCAATACCCAACATAACCCCGTACTCTGTTCATCCTTGTCTTTCCTTCTTGCAACCCATTGAATCCCTGCCCCTCTTCCTTCTGTTTCACCCTTCAGGTGTTTGACCTCCACTCCGGGCCGAAGCCAGTCGTGTTTGTCCTCCACTCATTCCTATCGGCCAAGCTGACGCGCATGGGTCTGCTGACGTAAGCTAGCCCCGACCAGGTCAGCCGACAACCATCCTGGGGTActgagccccccctccccgcccaaaaacaaatgaaatattatctataaatatttttttaaacctaCATAGTGTACAGAGGCATCGAAAGAGGCATCGGTGAAGCTAAGTTTGCGTGAATTGCTGATCTATGACTCAATGCTTgtctaaagagaaaaaaagtgcCTTCTCTTCCATCCCTTGGCTTTGAACTGCTGGTAAACTGTCGCTGGCAAGGTCAGGGAACCATAAGTTATACTTGTAGGGTTGGGTGCTGCCTGGGCACTCCAGACAGGAACAAGGTTCATGTTTTTATAGATCTGTTTCACCTAGATGACAGTATGTAGGGAGTAGGAACCAAATGGTGGTAGAAACTAAAGAGCTGTTCAGAAAAGATTCCGTAAAGCCTTTGAGGTAATATTAGGAAAACAATGTGGACAGTGTCGTTTAAAAATGTGTTCAGCACCACTCAAAATTATGCAGGAAAAGGACTATGTCAGATAATTTTGATATGGAACCGGTTTTGAACGGTTTGTTAATGTTTCATTTATGCCTAGAATTCCAGTAAAGCCTTTGATAGCGGGCAGTTT encodes:
- the sntb2 gene encoding beta-2-syntrophin is translated as MAIWTRADKNGQLDLLLRDRWIRVAAELTRETFTLTAEAEITAHGSNHLDYNSPAGQRNGMSNGNDSNLASGNPNRGPNSRQEPYQNHDSPGHGANTRGQYGSYGVNSPKQYPNNGANSDFGSPGSSYGSPGSSFSSRQGEIPISLDGSTEAVRKVRVVKQESGGLGISIKGGRENRMPILISKIFPGLAADQSRALRVGDAILSVNGNDLREATHDLAVQALKKAGKEVTLEVKYIREVSPLFKKPSLVADLPWDGVRPQSPNCSGSEDSGSPKHSSSSGPRDRKVIGLKMCFISRNLTMPDLENRLLELHSPDGQHTLVLRCKDAPTANSWFTAIHTNIAALLPHVLAHINAYLGATVASSSHPHLKHIGWMAEQVQLEGGRQQFRPIVMALTEKDILLFESVPWSGESWSTPLLTHPLLATRLVHSGSARSSPAQGADLVFATRTGTGRGIESHLFRVETHWDLSSWTRALVQGGHAAAELIKEVSIGCTLSSQDVRLTLHYEKGFTVMREPSDPGGGAVLYRYPFEKLRMSADDGVRNLYLDFGGPEGEMVFDLHSGPKPVVFVLHSFLSAKLTRMGLLT